Below is a window of Oncorhynchus clarkii lewisi isolate Uvic-CL-2024 chromosome 19, UVic_Ocla_1.0, whole genome shotgun sequence DNA.
TTAAATCTATTAAATATGTAGTCTATTTACTGATATTGTTATTGTCTGTAGGCCTAACCCACCACACCAGCAAAAGAAAGGACCTATTGATAAAAACGTTTCGTAGCTTTACAATCTCTCAGTTCTAAAGGTTTATTTAGATATTTTATGTAATTTACATTAAGAGAATAAACTCATAATAAGCGCACTTACATTGACTTCTGTCGAAAACATCAAAAGTTTGGaggatgcgggcatcgatcccgctACCTCTCGCATGCTAAGCGAGCGCTCTACCATTTGAGCTAATCCCCCGGATGGGTGCAGTGTCGTCTGTACAATATAAGACGTTGCTGCTGTTGTGTTATAGTTCAAGTATTGCCTGTATTGGTGTGAGTAGTACGGTGGTTCGACATTCATATCCGAAATTGTAGATCCATGTTCTTTCTACATGGATGTTTCTGGCTGATCTACGAAATAAATATAACAATACAATTCATTTTACCACTGCAACACATTGTGTGGAATAATACTGCCCTCTACAGTCGTTGAATGGAAATGCATTGTCTTTTCTGGGCCCTGTCATTGACAGTCGGGCCCAtagtgcagtggttcccaactagGGGTACTAGGACTGCTGGGGGTACTTtgccataggcctactggtaaaatgcaaattagggggtacttcaggggtactccgggcagagcaaaatccagttggtggtacagtaaccaaaaaaggttggGATTCACTGCCATAGGGGGCCCCGCCCTTCTAAGGTTTTCTGTGCACACAATCTTGTAGCTAAACAGAAATAAACAATAATATTAGAACAGCTTATTTCACAATCGTTTATTTACTTACTAAAACTCAAAGAGATGAGAGTTATGCAAACAATGGTATGCAGTCAACGCGCGAGAGAGAATGCAGGTCAAATTCTATTTCAGATGGCTGTTTGCATTGTAAAGGCAGTAGTACAGGGGAAATGACTTATATTCCTTATGATGCTCATGACGACCAGCATCATTTTGAACTGGTCATAGACCCCTAACTAActctgtgtgtcccaaatggcatcctattccctgtatGGCGCAGTgcttttgaccagtagtgcacGGCATACacgaaatagggtgccatttgggacgtaactcTGACTTCACTGTTCACTAAACTCAACCTGCAATTCCTAAGACTACAGCTGAGCAATATATTATAGCAAACCAAAAGTACAAACATAGCAAAATTAGCAGCAGAAACGTGATATGATCAAATCAAAGTAAATCATTTTTTTCCGGGCTCTTTTAAAGCTGAAATCCGCATATGGGAAAACAGTACCACTGTTCTCCCCCAGcacatttgttattgttttaattatgaaagggaggagaggagcatcCAGCATCGTGGAGAAAAAAAACCCAGTGTTCGTTGTTTGAAGTAACTTCTTTTTGGCATTTTTGTATATATCGCAAACAGACGTGTCAATTTCACCATTACGGATTCCAGCTTCAAAGAACACATTTTTacagttaaatgtaaaaaaatattttactgcCATAATGTCAGCCTACATATTACCTCAGGTATTGTTAATACCAAATGAAGTTCAAACTCATCATACATAATAAATACCATGGCATTTAACCAGACACTTCTGACTGAAAACAAAATCTACACATAAAATAGTTGACAAATATATTGCCCATTATTCACTGTCAATTTATAACATCCTCATGCTCAGATACAGCTAATCAAGAATGAGTACAGTCAAAGAGCATTGATCATATCCTATGCCCTAAATGATCACTTTTTATGTGTTTTCCCTTGATGTTACCACATGCCATCAACTAAAGGAACAAGCTTCTTAAGCTGTTTCACTGCCATCAGCACAAATGACAGCATTGTTTAATATTCATACATTTTGCATCAATTGTTTGACTATTTGTTAAATCAAATCAGTAAATAAGAAAGTATTGACAAATGAAATACAATTTGTTGTCATAGACCATTTTGTTAGAGTCTAAGTATGACTCTTGTGGTAATGGGTAACCTGTCATACAGTAACATGCACAAGGTGCTTTCTATACTCTGGAACAAACCCAAAATGAGGTTTCGAAAAAGCACGAGTCAAACCAAAAAACAAACTAACAAATGCATTCTGACAACTACCTTATTTCAAAACCATTCCTTTAAATTAAAAATCATATTTACAACTCTGAATGAATTGTGTAGGCCTAACATCCCCATTAATATCACATTGGTTTTGTTCATTTCTCTGTGTTATACTATGTGCCATGCTGGAACGACTAGGATATGTTCTGTTATTGTTGCCTCTACTGTGTCattggggaggggggagggaggagtagCTTAGGACACTGAGAAGTAGAGGTGTATGTACAGTAGATAGCCCAGGGGAAGGGGGAGACAAACATATATAAatatgaagagagaggaagagaggaaaagagagagagagaacagggacagGATAGAAGTATTTATAGTGTGCAAAAAGAaggacaaaggagagagagagagagagagagagagagagagagagagagagagagagagagagagagagagagagacaaagagagggacaaagagagggacaaagagagggaCAAAGGAGAGAGGGTGAATATGGATGGACATAAGAGTTTagacgagggagaggggggatatGGACAGAAGGTATAACAGGCTCAGTATTCATCCTGGTCCAAGTGGGCCTGTTCATCAATCTCGTCATCATCTGGTGCAGCAaagccatcctgaaacacaaaACACAGATATCATCAGATTTACAGTGTATGTTGATGATAACCCACAACCCCTAATATTTGATACATGAGAGGGGATAGATCCAATTAAGGATAGCTCAGGGCTACACGTAGAATATTGTAGCATCTCTAGTTAAAAAAAGAAGCCTATTCTTTTTCAGTTTCAGTGTTGTGACCAATGATGTACAGGTATATGAACACAATGAATTATACTGTATATGTCTGGGTTGTGACGGGTACCTCTGTGGCGTAGAGAATGTCCATGATCCTGGAGAGGTGAGGGTTGGTGTCACTCTCGTGTTCTTGACAGATCAGCTCAATGTCTCTCAGCTTACTGAAGTAGAAATCTCTTTCCTTCTCTAGTCCGTCCACTGTCAACTTCAGCTCCATCAACTACACAGACAAGAAAAGGTTGTGTCAAACACATGGGGAATAAAAAGGtcgatgtacagtgccttcggaaagtgttcagacccctttacttttttccacattttgttacgtaaaagccttattgtaaaatgtattaaattgtttttttcccccctcatcaatctacacacaataccctataatgataaagaaaactgattaaaaaaaactgaaatatcagatttacataagtattcagaccctttactcagtactttgttgaagcacctttggtagcgattacagcctcaagtcttcttggatatgagcctacaagcgtggcacacctggatttggggagtttctccagttcttctctgcagatcctctcaagctctgtcaggttggatggggagcatcgctgcacagctattttcaggtctctccagagatgtttgattgggttcacttccctgaccaaggtccttctcccccgattggtcagtttggccgggcagccagctctaggaagagacttaagtggttccaaacttcttccatttaagaatggaggcggccactgtgtccttggggaccttcaatgctgcagaaatgttttggtgcccttcctcaaatctgtgcctcgacaccatcctgtctcggagctctacggtcaattcctttgacctcatggcttggtttttgctctgacatgcataaggtatttctgttttttatttttaataaatttgcaaaaaattctaaaaatatgttttttctttgtcattgtgggctattgtgtgtaattgatgagggggaaaaaaacaatttaatacattttagaataaggctgttacgtaacaaaatgtgaaaaaaagtcaaggggtctgaatactttccaaatacaccgTCGTACTCACTGAGTACTACAAACTTATGTTAGTTACATGCTTACTATACTTGACCTAAACTTACATTTTGTTTCCTAATATgcatgaaatatatatttttatcctcCTCTTTTTTGTATAAGTCACAACTGAGTCAAAAATTAGGATACAAACTCTAGTGTGAACTTACACTCACACTTCACATTACAAAGACCAGAGCATGGATGTAGCCTACAGCCTAGTCTCAGGGCTAAGCATGACTCTActtgcagtaaataaaacctgaTAACGGAGGTGAAACTAACACAGGATACCGTCATTCGTATTGAATACTGTCAATACCACATTAGTATGGCCCAAGAGTTTACTTCTCCAATGTAGAGTAAGGCCTCCTTACcctccctgggactctacctgTTGATTCAGCTCCATGAGTTCCCCGTCGCTGCCCCCGTTCCGCGCCAGAGCCGGGGTCTTCCTCACATGCACGGTGGTGTTCAGCACCCTCTGGGGCGCGGGCATTATCTTGGGCACTGTGGGCGACATCCTCTGGGGGCCTGGAATGATCAGATGGTGTTAGGGCTCTATTCGTTTTGTAAAGCTGAAGCGTTACCGATTGTGTggtagaaatgtaaaggtcatttccgattgagccgacatctgGAGCATATGcagtttaccgtgaatgcagtctccgctaaacgcagaagcattgcctttaaatttcaaccAGGCTGCAACGCTGAACTTCCGTGGTACTGATTGCGTACTGAGTACTGATTGGAGTCCTTAGTGTTGCAGTGCAGGTTTACTGTTAGAACATTTAGGCCTGGATTCAATCCAATGCGCGTTATTGAGCAGCGCACTATAAACAGACTCTTAAAGGTCATTTACAGTGAACGCGATCTACGCAAACTTCGGGGGAGAAGGCCTTTAAAGGACACATTGAGGGCTCTCTAGTGCACTGCCTTGGATTGAAACCCAGCCATACTCACAGTAAATGTCAACAAAATACTATTCAACAAATATTTGTAAACTAAAAGTAGTAGAAATAGTAGTAAATACTAGCAAACATAGTAAACAAATGCTCGTTGTTTGTCACCCCATGCGATCAAAGCCATGGATACTACTACTATAGTGTTTCAACGAGAACTCATGTTGCAGGCATAGCAAAAATGTTTCGCCGGTAGTGTAACACACAATATTACTGATTTCAGGAACCGATGCTGTTTTATTTTCAACCTCAATACCAAAAGACGATGCACAGAAAAAGCTGTTTTTACACATTGCATGTCTAAGTTCATGGCTTAAAACATCTCTGTTAGTACAAAGGGTCCCAAAGGGGTGCCCCAAATTATCAATTTGCTCAATATAGAATAACTGGAACAATTATATTTAGAAATTGGAAAAGAATGTATTTGTGTTCAAAGGGTACTGTGAAGATCACAAGAATACCGACACTGACTCCCAGCACTACCTTTCCTTGGCTGTTTCTAAAACGCTAGCCTGTGAAATGACCATCCCAGAGATCTCATCCAGTGGAACATGCACAAACAGACCAGTTGCTTGCAGAGCGCTGTGCGTGTTTTGAGCCATCCAAAGCTCAATCAGCGAGCCAATCCCATTCAGAAGAGATATAACCATTGTTTTGGGGTTACCTGGAGGACCGTGAGTTCTCTTTGGTCTGTGGGAAAAGTGATCACCTGGATTGGGGGCGGGAGCCATGTCTTGCCCCTGTCTGGCTTGTAGAGGGTCGTACTCCTTCCCATCATAGTTGGCGTCGAAGAACTTCTTGAACCACTGCACGAACTCAAAGTTGTCCTGGAACTTTCCTTTTACGAGCTTCTCGACAGGAATTATCTGTAGGAATGAGAATAAACATTTGAAAGCTTTTTGAGAGATGAAAATCTAGAGGCTGGCTGAAGTCACAAAGGAATGAATCAATGGAAAATGGGTACGATAAACCACTGTTTCAGACACAAATTATTTTTGTTATGATGATACTTcgtaaagtattcataccccttgacttattccacatttggttgtgttacagcctgacttCAAAATGGATTAAGGGTTCTATTGAGTCTGCATCACGGATGTTCAGCTTTACAGCGTAactgaaatttaaaggcaatgttcccacttTAGCGGAGACTGTATTCACGGTAACTGCTGCATATGTCGGCTaaatcggaaatgacctttacagTTCTATTGTGGAAACTGTAACACTTCAGCTTTACAGGTTGACTAGAGCCATAAATAGATGCATTTTtcacctatctacacacaataccccatgttccactcaggaacattgaatgttgtcttggtaaactctagtgtaaatttggccttgtgtttaaggttattgtcctgctgaaaggtgcatttgtctcccagtgtctgttggaaagcagactgagacttgttttcctctaggattttgcctgtgattagttctattctgtttatttttatcctaaaaaacacttcctagtccttgccaatgacaagcatacccataacatgatgcagccaccacctgcTTGGAAATATGAGTGgaactcagtgatgtgttgtgttggatatgccccaaacataacttgcccccaaaatagctttgtattcagaatataaagttaatttctttgccacattttttgcagtttcaCTTTAGTACtttattgcaaacagaatgcatgttttggaatatttgtattctgtataggcttccttattttattgtgaagtaactgcaatgttattgatccatcctgagttttctcctatcacagcctttaaactctgttttaaagtcaccattggcctcatggtgaaacgCCTGAgcagttttcttcctctccggcaactgagttaagaaggacgcctttatctttgtagtgactgggtgtatagatACACCTTCCAAAGGGTAATTAatatcttcaccatgctcaaagggatatatatttttaaaaaataccCATCTACTGATGATCTTCTttcaaggcattggaaaacctccctggactTTATGGTttaatttgtgtttgaaattcacagctTGACTGAGAgactttacagataattgaatgtgtggagtacagaaatgaggtagtcactcgaaaatcatgttaaacactatattTGCAGACAGagtaagtccatgcaacttattatgtgacttgttaagcaaattttttactcctgaacttatttacgtttgccataacaaaggggttgaagacgtattcactcaagacatttcatttgtaaaaatttctaaaaacataattccactttgaccttacggggtattctgtgtaggccagtgacacaaaatcaaaatgtcatccattttaaattcaggctctaacacaacaaaatgtgtaaaaagtcaaggggtgtgaatacgttcCGATCTGTAATGTTTTATAGATGATGACAAATAGATAATAGTCTGACTTTGTCGACTCCCATCCTCTTGAAGGCAGCCTGGAGAACTTTGAAGTTGTGTATGAACTCATGTTCCAACTTGGCCTGGAACTTAACCTTCTTTAGCAGGACACAGCCTGGGAACAGCATGTCCATGAACTGACAGTACGCTGCACCTAGAAGGTAAACAAAAGGAGAAAAAGTGCATACTGGTATAAGACAACACAATTCAAATCTCATCTCCACTCATTATTTGAATGGGTTTGGTGAGGACTTGAGGTCCATCCCAGCAGGTAAAACTGGTTCAAAGGATGCCATGATTATAACCAAACTATAACCAGTGTAATGATGTCATTTCAACCAGATTTTCCCAAAGGAATAGGGAAAGGACCCATTCATTTACATTATTTTGGAGACGATAGAACGACTCGTATGTTCTCTAGGTGGAGATAAGGAACCCGAAAATAGAGAACTTTGGAGGCACAACGCAATCACAAGTCAGGAATGGAGACCTACCCGAGCAGAGCTGTTCTATCTTGGTGTAGGTGAGGTGTAGGGAATCGTTGAGCCAGGCCAGCATATCATGTCTGCTCAGGGTGTCACAGGACACAGACGTGGCGTGCACATTCACTGCCATCTTCTATACCTATGGAAAGAAAATACATCACAAGAATTAGACATTCACTGCCACACTTTATACATGAAGAAAAAGACATCCCAATTTGACATTCACTGCCACACTTTATACATGAAGAAAAAGACATCCCAATTTGACATTCACtgccaaacaaaaaaacatggcaAAGATGTTAAACTGGGCTGCGTTTGAGAAAAGTCCATAGCATACCATAGCAGTGCTGCAAAACATAAAAGGACTTTTGTGGTTCAAAATAGAAGGAATTCAGGGATCTATTGTAAAGAATTCAAGGAATTCATACTTTGTTAGACAAGAGACCATGAGGGTTCCTCACAGGGTCACAAAACATCAGCAATGAGGGCTTTGTTCCaaattttgctctgacatggtcTACACTACAGCCTTGACTACAGGTATGTATTTGTTTCACTACAAAACAGGAATGTAAATAGAAACTAATGTATGCCTAATGTTGAAGTGAACACTACACCGTCTGGGCTGGTTTGATGTTTGCAGGAGTGATTTATTTTTAACATTTAATCTGTTGTCACAATAATCCTCTCAGTTAAGACAGAATTTCCTAGTACTTGATTTCctagcagcacagacagacagcaacatCTTAAATGCATAAACAACAATCGCTCTTATTACCACGGAGAAATCACTAGCACTGATGACACTGATAATAACCAATCAGATTTTTTCTCTCTCGTGGCTATCACCTGACCCAGGATCTGTGGATACGTGCAGAGGAATTGGCCATGTATTTGACATATGTATGATCTGATCAAAATAAACAACATAGACTAGTATCATCACCTTTTTGGAAATGAAAAACAAAAGACATTAGCCAACGTAACGAGTTACATGTAGAAAGGTTAGACTTACACTGTACATATTTGGATGACGTTTAAAATATGGGAGTATAATGTATTCATAATAATGAATGATCAGTCTGTGCCGGCAGAGGAGAATGGCCTAGCTCTTTTCCCATTCATGCCCTTGCTCTCAGAAACATTATAAATGATTGCATAGCGATATACAATACTTGCACCTCCGAGGAGCGTGCATTGAATAGCACTAGCCTGCCTATCTGTCAAAATC
It encodes the following:
- the LOC139374986 gene encoding microtubule-associated protein RP/EB family member 3-like isoform X1 — protein: MAVNVHATSVSCDTLSRHDMLAWLNDSLHLTYTKIEQLCSGAAYCQFMDMLFPGCVLLKKVKFQAKLEHEFIHNFKVLQAAFKRMGVDKIIPVEKLVKGKFQDNFEFVQWFKKFFDANYDGKEYDPLQARQGQDMAPAPNPGDHFSHRPKRTHGPPGPQRMSPTVPKIMPAPQRVLNTTVHVRKTPALARNGGSDGELMELNQQLMELKLTVDGLEKERDFYFSKLRDIELICQEHESDTNPHLSRIMDILYATEDGFAAPDDDEIDEQAHLDQDEY
- the LOC139374986 gene encoding microtubule-associated protein RP/EB family member 3-like isoform X2 yields the protein MAVNVHATSVSCDTLSRHDMLAWLNDSLHLTYTKIEQLCSGAAYCQFMDMLFPGCVLLKKVKFQAKLEHEFIHNFKVLQAAFKRMGVDKIIPVEKLVKGKFQDNFEFVQWFKKFFDANYDGKEYDPLQARQGQDMAPAPNPGPQRMSPTVPKIMPAPQRVLNTTVHVRKTPALARNGGSDGELMELNQQLMELKLTVDGLEKERDFYFSKLRDIELICQEHESDTNPHLSRIMDILYATEDGFAAPDDDEIDEQAHLDQDEY